The Leopardus geoffroyi isolate Oge1 chromosome C1, O.geoffroyi_Oge1_pat1.0, whole genome shotgun sequence sequence agttaagtgtccgactttggcgcaaggcatgatctcagggttcatgagttcgagccccacatcaggctcgttGCTGCCAGCTCGAGcgcacttcagattctctgtccccctctctctctgcccctgctctgctcgcatgctctctctcaaaatataaagatgtaaaaaaatgcttttaataaaaaaaattcataagacAACCAGGAGGTGGCGCAGGGCAAGACACACTATCGGCCTTGGGAGGCTGAATCACGCTGGAAGGGAACTCTGTCCTGGCAGAGGTCATTCTGTCTAGGCCTGTTCTTTCCTACCATGCAGTAGatgtctctgcttttcttcttttttctgttcctctatGTTAACTATCTTGATTCCCAAGAAGTCTAGTTTATACTTTacgctttttcttcttcttagagGAAATGAGTGGGGCTTTGGGGGAACCTCAAAACATAAAACGCTCCTGTGAGGGAAAAATAATTGAGGGTGATGagaaaattcaaaggaaatgacATCTGCAAAACAGTTTTGCTTTGCAGATCAATCACAGGGAACAGAAAGGCACGTGGCTCCTGCCTCGGCAGGCTCTGATGATCCAGCACATGCATTATTCTGATCGTTTGGCTCTTATCCTGCTCCCTTATTTAGTTCCTGCTccctttgttttggctttttcttGCTCCTTGGCAGGAGCGATGAAAGCAGAGGGAGTTCAAATGGGTGCATCCTCAGAGCTGGGGACTCTGGTGAAGGGCATGGAGGAGAAAGAGGTGTGAGTGTCTGGCTCGAAATTATCTGTGCGTTTCACATTCTCTAATGAGGGATTTAGGATGTACATTCCAATCGGGATTTCCAGTCCCATGAGGAAACAAGCACCAGCCCACATTCCTGAGACCCAGCAGCCTCTGTGCTCTACTCATCCAGCTCCCCTGTGGCAGATTTCACTCAGTCCCACAAGTCCTGCCACAGCCCTTTGTTGGGCTGGAGGGAAGACCCTGGGCCCCTCTTCCAACTAGATCACATggtttctctctgctccctcccctccctttctctggagtctttttttttttttttttttttagggtggtAATGATTGTTTCTGaggtctccccacctctcctccttccctggcctccctgccagGGGTCAGTGTCCTCTTCAATGACAAAAGCCGTCCTAGATCTGCgctccctggggagggaggtggctggGTCTGGCAGTTGGAACCGCTGTCTCTCCATGGTGCTgctgcagcccctcccccgctgggcACACAAATGGGCTTTATACAGCAAAcaaaaccacccccccccacccggccACACAGGCACGTGGACCCAGGCCTCACCGTGGGAAGGGGGTGGTGACAGGCACAAGAGAAAGAGATCGCTCCAAACAAGTTCTCTTGCCTcacttctcttctttattttccacaaGCCAGGTTTTAGCCCTTGACTTCCTACCCTCCACCTGCACCCTGAGTCCCCAACTCCTTCTGGTCACCTATCTCCAAACTCTGGACTCAGCTCAAATTCTGCAGGGGACTGGGAACAGGTCTTCCCACCCTGCCCTATGCCACCCAGGGAGTTGCTCCTCGGAGAAGCCAGATGGGAAATGAGAACCCAGGGTCCCCCTGAGGGGGCTGGATTGGACCCCCAAGCCCTCCTTCCAAGCCCCAGCCCACTCCAGGGGACACCTATCTGGACAGTGCCCATAagaagagcagaggaaggaagagctcACCCCAGCTGGGCTCCTGAGCCAGGGCCAAGGCTCCCGTGAAGCCACTGCCCGCTCCAGCTCCGAGCAGGGCCATCCTGCATGCCTAATCGGCTATTTAAGGAGCTGTTCGCCAGCAACCCGGCAGCACCCCCCCCACCACGTACACCCGTCCAGAGCCACCTTAAAAGCGGGAGGCAATTGTGAAGTCGCTGGCCAGCAAGTGGAGTGAAGACTGTAgaagtagatttaaaaaagagaggcGGCGAGAGATTTGTCCTGGGGACCCAAAACCCTACAGTACCCTACTGAAAACCAAATCCCCTGGAAGCCCACAGAGACCCAGAGAACACAagcaaaaaagagataaatacatCCAGCTCAGCTCCAAgaaactcctctctctctgtccctccccacttccttctctctccctcccttcctccctctccctttctctctctctctctctctctctctctctgtttctacctctctctccctctcccccccacctttctctgTCAACCCTAGCCCTCTAGTCCCCAAACTCCCAGTACCTGCTTCTTCTGGGGATACCATGTTGTTCTTCACTCTCCTGCTGGAGGTGATTTGGATCCTGGCTGCAGATGGGGGTAGGTACATCTggatgtctgtgtgtctgtctgtgctgGTGTCCACGTGCCGCCAGGCTCGCttaatgggggaagggaggaaatgtAAAAGGAAGCCTAAGGGGCTAGTATAATAGGCTCGGGATGGGGGGAAGcgagaggagtggggagaagggcactTTCCATCTCCCCCCTTTGCCTGTACAGCCCTGCAGTTagtggggatgggggggaaggGTTGGGGAGCTAGCTGGGGAGCAGAATGTATACACACATTGCGGGAATCTCCTTACAGGCTACGGATTCTCTCCGGAGCTCTTTGCCCCGCTGCCCTAGTCCCAGGCAACCCTCCTGGCCTCATCTATTTCAGAACTCCCCCAATTAGGGAGCCAAGGAGGCAGAGAGTGAAAAGATAAAGGACTGATGCGGGTTGGGGGCATATCTCTACAGTTCCTCATTAACTCAGATGCTTATCCCCAACTATGAACCTCATGGCCAATGTCCCCTCCTGATTCTATGGGGCGACTGGTTTCCCAGTTTCTCCCTGAAAGCAGTAGCAATAATAAAGGCTGTTGACCCTTTACAGTTTGCAAAGGACTTTCAGAGGCTCCCAGGAGATGAGAGGACTTTTGGGAGAACAGGCCTAGGTGCTTCCAAGAGTGTCCTCAGGACCCCTACCCctcatttttgtgtttgctttgccATATGCCTATGCTATGTATGCCTACCTCAGTATCCAGGACATAGTAGGTGTGTAATTAAGATCCGTTGGAAGAgcaaggggggggaggggagtgtctagagagcagaaggaaaatgCAGGGAGGGTGACAGGGTGAGGAGCCAGCCAAAAGGAGGGTTGGAAAGTGCatctgagggaaagaaaaaatagggaaaaggaaaaagatgtgaAGAATTAGCAAGTTGAGGAtttggtgggagggaagggcaaGGCTACTGGCCCAGCACAGAACCAGGGAATTCAAGTTGTCTGAGTGTCCCAAGGAGCTGGTGAGACGTTGCTTTCCGCCCTTCCTTGGGCTGCTTTTCGGAGTTGTCTGAACCAAGGGATGGGCCAGAATGAGAGCCCAAGGATGAGATCAAGGATATCTCAGAAGTCTGAAGAATTTAAGgggataagagagagagaggaaggaatttagaatttttttccagagtttGAATTTGAAGTAGCAATTTGAATAATGCAGAGAAAACCTCAAGGAaggccttctctctccccttgaaGCGGTTTGGTCCTGGGTGAGGCTGGACCATCAGACCCCCAGCCTTTCAGCCTGAGACAGGATTGCACGAGAGCCTGGCATGTGACCCAGCTGGCAGCTCTCTTTTCCACATACAATGCTTCGTTTTCAGTCTGTCTCTGCCAGCCTGGCTGCCTgtgcccacccaccaccctcaGTGTGGCCTGGACCCTGCCCTGACTCCTGCCTTCCCTAGCTAGCCATCTAGGGATCTAGGGAGCAGAGGCTCCTGGCAATGGGGAAAGTTTCCTTCAGAGCTACCGGGACCAAAGGAAGAACTTGAATGTTATTTCACAGCCAAGGGCCTCAACGTGTGCAATGCTTCAAAGCAAATGAATAATGTCCCTTCTCCCCTCAGtagcagcacccccccccaacaactgcaaccttttttcccctccccttgttCTAGTCCCTTGCCTCCAAGCCCTCTGTCCACACCCTCACCTCACCCCAATCTTCTAAGCGTGGGACTGGCTTGGCCCAGGCTCAGAAAAgtaagggtgggggcagggtgcccATTCGGGTCCAGGTTAATTTTAGGCTCTGGGCTCGATCTACGTgtttctcctctccctgcactCAGCACGCACCCTTACAGCCCGGCTGGTGATTTTAAATAGGCCCCCCGACCTTTCCACCGAGGTGTCGGGTTTCAGGGCTTCCTCTGGGAAGTGCTCCGGGCGGAGGGCGGAGAAAGAGCggcgggaggtggggagggaggggagcggggaggaCGCGGCCCCGGCTGAGCGGTCTGCAGCCCCGCTTTCTCTGCCTTGCAGGTCAGCACTGGACATATGAGGGTGAGAGCAGAGCCCAAAGCCCACCGCCATCCCTTTCACACTGGGACCTCTTCACCTACCAGGAAGACTTATGTCGAGTGTGTGGGGAGTTCGTTCCCTTTAGTTTCTCagcccagctcctccctcccgagcccccacccccacccccggcccttgTTTTCCGGGTCGGACTCCCAGACCCGATTCTAACTGCCGTATCCCGTACCTCCTGATTCAGAAAGGCTGGGAAACCGGGTAGGGAAAGGAACACTGAGCCTAGCTGCCAATTTACTTCCTGGCTCTCTTTCCGACCTCATTGATCCTACCTGCATCTGAAATTGGGACAGAGCCTGAGGTCAGGGGTGAGGAAGAGGCTGGCAGCATAGTTTGTGACCCTGGTGGAGGTGGATTTCATCCCTTTGAACTTCTGACTAACGACTGAATTCCAGAGTCAAATGCAAGGTCCAGTGTGAGAGCAAGAAATGAATTGTGGGAAGTCAACCGAAAGAATGGTATCCCCACTTATTAGGGGCCCCCACGGAGACTTGCTCTTTCGAGGATCATTTTATTTCCCGGGCCATCCTGTTTCTGCTCTAGCCCCACCTCTCCAGGCACGCAGGCTTTCCATCCACCCCCTTTTCCTCCCATTCAGCTTTCTGGTCCCCAAACTGCTGGTAAGTAAAAGCTGCAGCTCTCCACCTATCAGGAGAGCTGGGGAGTCATCACAGCCTGGGGGCAGCGGAAGCGTGCTGCAGCCTCAAGTCTAGCAGGGACTCCTGCCTCACCTAGCCTTGCACAACTGGCTAGGTTGCCTGGGTTGGTAGGGGAGGGTTCCAGAAGGGTGGCTGGGGCTTGGAGAGCAGGACAAATGTCTCTGGTAATCCCCACCAGGCCCACATGGTCAAGACCATTGGCCAGCCTCTTACCCTGAGTGTGGAAGCAATGCCCAGTCCCCCATCAATATCCAGACAGACAGTGTGACTTTTGACCCTGAGCTGCCCACTCTGCAGCCCCATGGATATGACGAGCCTGGCACTGAGCCCTTGGACCTGCACAATAATGGCCACACAGGTAAAAACCCAGGCTCCAAGGAGGTGTAAACTCCAGTTCCAATCTTAGGAGTCAGGAGAAAGATGCATTCTAACTTCCAAATTCTTAGAAGGCTTCATCTATAAATTTGGAGATGTGACAATGGTGATGAGACTCCTACAGCCTCATCAAGGGTGGGGAGTGAATGTCTACATTCAAGCTCTAAGGATGGATTGGTATCATAGCATGAATTGGATCCTCATTGAAAAAGGGGGACATATGCTAGAAAAGCAGAACTAGGTGCTActgggggacagaggcagaaaaggcTGGCCAGGTCTCCCAAGGAGCAGTGGCAATGGGAATGTGTCCGCATTCCTCCACCAACCCtgaccttctctcttttcctcacagTGCAACTCTCTCTACCCCCTACCATGTATCTGGAGGGATTTCCCCGAAAATATGTAGCTGCCCAGCTCCACCTGCACTGGGGTGAGACAGGATCCCTGGGGGGATCAGAGCACCAGATCAACAGTGAAGCCACAGCTGCAGAGGTACCAAGGAACAAAGCTTGGGCTAGGACACAGGGACAGGCATGGTCGGTGCCCAGGAAAGGAAGGATCTGGAAACTGGGAAAAGTCATACTTGGGGGATAAGGCCAACCTTTGTGGGAAAGTTTTAGGGCATactggaggtggtggtggtggtggtggtggcagcggCGGCTAGGGTCAAAGTCTTTAGGAAGGGGTAGTGGAGAAACATTAAGTGATTTaattcccttcccccccccccccccccccccttagctCCACATTGTACATTATGATTCAGATTCCTATGGCAGCTTGAGTGAGGCCGCTCCAATGCCTCAGGGCCTGGCTGTCTTGGGCATTCTCATTGAGGTGAGTGGCCCTCAGTCTCCCCCAGGGCTCTCTCCACTCCCTCTGCACCCCTCAGTCCTATTCTGCCCGTGTCTGTTGCTCTCCCTCCCTAGGCTAGTCAGCAACCCACTGTGGCCATTTGTTCTGTATGTGAACGTCTTACTCCAAATGTGGACCTATTCCAAACTCTCCCTTTCCAGGTGGGTGAGACTAAGAATCCAGCTTATGAACACATTCTGAGTCACTTGCATGAAATTAGGAATAAAGGTGAGCCTGTGAGATTAGACTTCAGGGACACTTCCCCAAAAAGGCCAGCAAGGCCTGGGATGACAGTGAGTTAGGAACGAGGGGGTGTCACCTCTGGGAGCCCTATCTAGGTAAGCTGGGGGCCAGCGAGGAGGAGAGCAGTCCTAGCCTGTTCTCCTCCAGATCAGAAGACCTCAGTGCCTCCCTTCAACGTGGGAGAGCTGCTCCCCCAGCGGCTGGACCAGTTCTTCCGCTACAACGGCTCACTCACCACCCCACCCTGCTACCAGAGTGTGCTCTGGACAGTATTCAACCGAAAGGCTCAGATTTCCATGGGACAGGTGAGTGGTGAAGAGGTgaggcagggggcgcctgggtggctcagtcggtttaagtgtccaacttcggctcaggtcatgatcttgcggtttgagtttgagccccgtgtcgggctctgtgctgacagctcagagcctggagcctgcttcagagtctgtgtctccctctccctctgctgctcccctgctcacgctgactctctcaataataaataaacgttaaaaaaaaaaaaaaaaaagaggtgaggcAGCAGAGACCTAGTGGTAACCTCagaccctctcccactccccaaagTGAGTGACACTTCTCCCCTAATCCCACTCTTCTGCTCCTCAGCTGGAAGAGCTTCAGGAGACATTGTTCTCCACAGAAGAGGAGCCCTCGAGGCCCCTGGTACGGAACTACCGAGCCCCCCAGCCTCTCAATCAGCGGACAGTCTTTACTTCTTTCATCCAAGGTGACTATACAGGGCTTGGAAAGGAGATGGGAAACTGGGGGACTCCGTGCCAAGAATTTAGGGAGTCCCTGGGAACAAAAGGAAGGATAGGAGGGGAAGCAGTTTCTAGGACTTGCTTAGACTGGGAACGCTTCTATCCCTGAGTGCCAGGTGATCTCCCCGGCGAATAGAGGTAGAGTGCTGTTCCCCACTGGGATGGGGAGCTCAGGTCACACTGACCCAAGTCTTCTTCCCTTACAGTGGGATCCGTGTATACTACAGGTAAGCCGGCCCCGCCCAGGTATGAAGAGAGGGAGGCGTGCTCcacaaagagggagggaaaggctcAGTATCTGTGGGAGTTCTAGAATGAATGACACTTTCCATCTTCCTCCCAGGCGAAATGCTGAGTCTAGGAGTGGGAATCTTGGTCTGCtgtctctgccttctgctggctGTTTATTTCATCGCTAGAAAGATTCGGTGAGGTCCTACCTTCCATTCCTTCGGTCCTTTCTTTTCTACCGAAAAGCACTCTATTCCACCTCTAATCTGTTTCACCTAGGACACTAGTCATTTCCATGAACTATTCCCCCTTCCAGGAAGAAGAGGCTAGGAAACCGGAAAAGCGTGGTCTTCACCTCAGCACGAGCCACAGAGGCATAGACTCCTTCTCGGACATCATGGATGCCTTCCCCTCATGCCAATCAGGGAGCTTCTAAAATGAGGGGCAGGGACTGGCCAGAAAATACTGTAGAAGTAGTGGGCAGACACCCCTCCTTCCTCCAGACAGCCCCTCCCGAGAGGCATGGACAGGCTGTCATTCAAGGAGTAACAGCAGAGCCCACGGCCTCTCAAATCATATAGATCAGGACCATCCCCACATTGACAACGCAGAGGGAAAATTGTGTTTATTAGTAGGGGAAGTTGGGGATGCACCCCAACGTCCTCTATCCCCTTGCCTTTATGTCCCTTTCCCTACATGTCGTGCAGATTCTCCCCTTAGGAAAAAGAGTTGCTGCTGTTGGGGTTATATTTTTTTGCTCAATATATCTGGAAATTAAAGTTTCTAACCCCACCCCTGGCCTTACCTTTGGGGCTCTTGAGAGGAGAGGAGTTCCTTAATCCCTCAGGTGGCAGAGGTGTGCAAAGGACAGGGGAAAAGAAGCAGGGGTGAAAACCTCTTTTTACCCCAGTCCTGCGAAGGGAGGTCCACTTCTGGAAAATGCTTAACCCAAAGTTTCTGACATATGAGACCACCAGCCCAGGTTTTTACCCTTGTACCAAAGCCATGCTGGAGGGGATCAGAGGTTGCCAGGGTGGGAAAGAGGTTGGGTAAGAGATGTGGGAGGGCAGAAATCTCAATTAACATGTTATCCCCTCCCTTAAAAGCCAAGTTCCCCCACAAttataaattcctttttattagtCAAAATCACAATCACCTTGATTAAAAGGATGGGATGTGCCATCCTCAGCAGAAAATGATACAGTTCATAGaaaacctccccacccccccccctccacaccccaattaaaaactagaaaaaaatctgccctccttccctgtgATGTCATGGTAGTCTGACTTCTCCAGGGGCATTGCCGCTCCGGAGTGGGCCAGCTCACCGCAGCACCCTCCACTTCaccttggggaggggagggatgctGGTGGTCTAGGAGGTGAAAACATTAGTTCCAGTAATACCAGTTTCCCAAACATgcacttccttcctttcccccaagaCCCGTGACCAAAGGGAAAGGTGGATAGATAAGCCCAGCCATGAAGAGTAATTTGAGGAGAGAAAATATAGTCCAAAGAGGTTAGAAGAATTCcaactcacctcctccctccccactcaaaaaacaaaacaaaacaaaaaaaaaaaaaaggcagtttggGGTCTTTATCACATCAAAAATGGTTCCCCTCAGACCTGAGAAAAAGACCAAGATGCCCAGTCTGGGGAGGAGGTACTGGGAAACTTAGAGCTCATCTACCCTTGAGCCTCCGTTAATCTCATCTCCACAGCAACAGCTAAGCTAGGTCCCTTTTCTTGGCAACCTGCACTGTCCAGAACTGGAGATGGAGAAATACAGGGCGAGGAGATCAGGAGGGCACCCCAGGCCTAGGGGCCCCCCCAGGTTCCCTCAGTCCTCGGGTGGGATGCGCAGGGCAGAATACACCATCACCCGACTGTCCTCCTGCCGTCGGcctgcagaggggaaggggggtgagTCTTGCGCAGGGTGAGAGCAGAGCACTGACACATGGGGAGTCCTGGACAAAAGGGGGTCCCCAGATGGTGGGGATAAGTGCAGATTCAAACCCACCAGTCACTGACTGGCTGAACCCAGGCTGCTCCTGGTAAAGCCTAGAGACTAAAGGTCACAAGTGGACAAAGCAAAACCCTGAAGGTGGTGGGATAGACCGacgaggaggagacagagaatggtGGGTAAAGGACCCGGGCTAGGGCTGGGC is a genomic window containing:
- the CA14 gene encoding carbonic anhydrase 14 isoform X3 gives rise to the protein MLFFTLLLEVIWILAADGGQHWTYEGPHGQDHWPASYPECGSNAQSPINIQTDSVTFDPELPTLQPHGYDEPGTEPLDLHNNGHTVQLSLPPTMYLEGFPRKYVAAQLHLHWGETGSLGGSEHQINSEATAAELHIVHYDSDSYGSLSEAAPMPQGLAVLGILIEVGETKNPAYEHILSHLHEIRNKDQKTSVPPFNVGELLPQRLDQFFRYNGSLTTPPCYQSVLWTVFNRKAQISMGQLEELQETLFSTEEEPSRPLVRNYRAPQPLNQRTVFTSFIQVGSVYTTGEMLSLGVGILVCCLCLLLAVYFIARKIRKKRLGNRKSVVFTSARATEA
- the CA14 gene encoding carbonic anhydrase 14 isoform X1 → MLFFTLLLEVIWILAADGGQHWTYEGPHGQDHWPASYPECGSNAQSPINIQTDSVTFDPELPTLQPHGYDEPGTEPLDLHNNGHTVQLSLPPTMYLEGFPRKYVAAQLHLHWGETGSLGGSEHQINSEATAAELHIVHYDSDSYGSLSEAAPMPQGLAVLGILIEASQQPTVAICSVCERLTPNVDLFQTLPFQVGETKNPAYEHILSHLHEIRNKDQKTSVPPFNVGELLPQRLDQFFRYNGSLTTPPCYQSVLWTVFNRKAQISMGQLEELQETLFSTEEEPSRPLVRNYRAPQPLNQRTVFTSFIQVGSVYTTGEMLSLGVGILVCCLCLLLAVYFIARKIRKKRLGNRKSVVFTSARATEA
- the CA14 gene encoding carbonic anhydrase 14 isoform X4; this encodes MLFFTLLLEVIWILAADGGQHWTYEGPHGQDHWPASYPECGSNAQSPINIQTDSVTFDPELPTLQPHGYDEPGTEPLDLHNNGHTVQLSLPPTMYLEGFPRKYVAAQLHLHWGETGSLGGSEHQINSEATAAELHIVHYDSDSYGSLSEAAPMPQGLAVLGILIEASQQPTVAICSVCERLTPNVDLFQTLPFQIRRPQCLPSTWESCSPSGWTSSSATTAHSPPHPATRVCSGQYSTERLRFPWDSWKSFRRHCSPQKRSPRGPWYGTTEPPSLSISGQSLLLSSKWDPCILQAKC
- the CA14 gene encoding carbonic anhydrase 14 isoform X2 gives rise to the protein MSSPHGQDHWPASYPECGSNAQSPINIQTDSVTFDPELPTLQPHGYDEPGTEPLDLHNNGHTVQLSLPPTMYLEGFPRKYVAAQLHLHWGETGSLGGSEHQINSEATAAELHIVHYDSDSYGSLSEAAPMPQGLAVLGILIEASQQPTVAICSVCERLTPNVDLFQTLPFQVGETKNPAYEHILSHLHEIRNKDQKTSVPPFNVGELLPQRLDQFFRYNGSLTTPPCYQSVLWTVFNRKAQISMGQLEELQETLFSTEEEPSRPLVRNYRAPQPLNQRTVFTSFIQVGSVYTTGEMLSLGVGILVCCLCLLLAVYFIARKIRKKRLGNRKSVVFTSARATEA
- the CA14 gene encoding carbonic anhydrase 14 isoform X5, whose protein sequence is MYLEGFPRKYVAAQLHLHWGETGSLGGSEHQINSEATAAELHIVHYDSDSYGSLSEAAPMPQGLAVLGILIEASQQPTVAICSVCERLTPNVDLFQTLPFQVGETKNPAYEHILSHLHEIRNKDQKTSVPPFNVGELLPQRLDQFFRYNGSLTTPPCYQSVLWTVFNRKAQISMGQLEELQETLFSTEEEPSRPLVRNYRAPQPLNQRTVFTSFIQVGSVYTTGEMLSLGVGILVCCLCLLLAVYFIARKIRKKRLGNRKSVVFTSARATEA